Genomic DNA from Cucumis melo cultivar AY chromosome 10, USDA_Cmelo_AY_1.0, whole genome shotgun sequence:
AATCTAGTAAGCGGAAGTGGAAGTAATGAATTGATTGAAGCTGAATCATATTTCATTCTGTTGCTTTCTAGGGTTGTCACCTTTGGTGGTTTCAGCAtaattttatttactttatcTTTTGGTTTCTCAATTAACTATCTTGACTTAAGGCTTATGCATTACGGTTTATAACTTTGTAGGTTGTTGAGGTTTCAACCTCAAAGACTGGAAAGCACGGACATGCTAAATGTCACTTTGTTGGCATTGACATTTTCACTGCTAAAAAGCTTGAAGATATCGTCCCCTCTTCACACAATTGTGATGTATAAATTATTTTCTCCCCTTCGATTTCACATTTTCCTTAGCAAGTTTTAGGTTTGTTTGTGATTTCTGATTCTTGCATCCATGAAACACAGGTTCCACATGTCAGTCGTACTGACTACCAGCTCATTGATATCTCCGAGGATGGATTTGTATGATCAAATTTTATTTCCTTACTTTTTATATCAGTTTCCCTTGGGTATTCATGTATAGCACTGTGGCTAACCCCAATTTCAATTAAAACTTATCAGATTAGCCTGCTGACAGACAGTGGTAGCACCAAGGATGACCTTAGGCTTCCAACCGATGATAATCTGCTGTCCCAGGTAACATTTTCTCATTGGATGTTGATATTTATCTGTGCTCTTGTGTTCTATTGACCTTGAAaatgaaacaatttttttctccactcgtACTGATTCTGGGATTATTAAGATTTCGGACTAAGTCAATACCGATTCTGCGATTATTAGGATTTAGGACTAGGAGTGTGATGGATTCTGTTCTTTTTATAATTTCCTCATTCCTCTATTATGCGTATGTTTTCAACAAATATGGGCTTGAATTTCTTACAAAATGAGGAGATGCGGTTAATTTAAGTACCAGGGTGTACTGTTGAAGATGGGTTTGAATGATGGTGTTTTTAGGATCATGAAATGCTGAAACGGCAAAAATAGACTTATTTATGGTTAATGAACAAGCATTTAATATTTGGATAGTATTGATAGAAAAGGATCACATGATGATACTCtaaatttttctatgaatggaaaataaaattttagcagttttcttttcttgtgcACAAGACTAATCTCTAGGCCTCGGTAATCTATAAAATCTATTTCTTGCGAGGTTATGGCTATGGGTAGGTGTAGTTCCTGAGATTGATGGTCTTGTTCCATGTGTTCCATGCAGATCAAGGATGGATTTGCCGAGGGGAAGGATCTGATTGTGACTGTCATGTCTTCAATGGGAGAGGAGCAAATCTGCGCTCTCAAGGACATAGGCCCAAAATAGTTTCCTTGGATCAATAAAAACACAGTTTGCAGCAAAGACCTTAGAACGAACAATATCCCAATCATAGTCTATATAGTCGTTTGAGAAGCGTGGTTCGTTGATGATGAAGATTAGTGGTTTCTTTTACTCTCTTGATCAGACTCtacaattaatatttatttttctactGCTATTGGTGTTTGGATTAAGAATTGGTTTTTTCTTGACTAGTGTCTCTCTTCAGTCATCAAATCATGTAAACTTTTCTAAGATAAGCTGCTTATGGTTGTTTTAAGAGTTGGTAGGATAGAATCGTGGTTTCTGAGGaagtataatatttttatttaccAGTATGgagttcttttcttctttcttagtTCTTATTGCTTAATTTTATGATTTCGTGGGGCCTTTGGTTATGTTATATAGCCAATGCTTTATATTTGATGTCTCACTGTTTGTTAATAGGCTTATTCCCGATGAAAGACGATAGAGAAAGCATGAGGCCAACTTAAGactgaaaaaatatatttaataaatacaAAAGCAAAAATCAATTTACACTGTCCTTAATTTTCCAACCAAACCATAGTATATCGTTGGATTTAAATTGAcataattgatataattattagtttggAGTTTAAATCAATATAACTTCCTTAGAATTTAGATTAATACGATTATTGAATATAGTTCTAGACTAGTCTTCACATTTTTTTCCCATAGGTTCTTATGTGCCTATGGCATGATCTAATTCCACCATTTGTGTCGGGTAACAATCAAATATTGAAGGCTGCATGCTTTCAGCCACTATgtaatctttcattttttagtCATGCCACAATCCACATTTTCTCTCTAAGctttcttttaaaagaaatacaaaatttCTCAAATTGTTTGCATTAAACAAGGTTATGGGAAGACAACGTAAATTATAAAAGTAATtgttttaaccttttttttctttttggttttaaataacctacatgttaacatgtatatatcaaattatacctattattattattattatttactgaTTTATTTTTAGAGTGAAAGTGGTAAAATAAATAGGAATAGGATAATGATTTTGGCATTTAGTggcacatatatatatatagatatatatatatgtgtatatatatatttttcaaaccACTTGGtccctcctcctcctcctcctacAATCTTAGCCTCTTCCTTCAAAATCAAATGAACATTAAATTGATTACCCCAATCCATTAATTTTGTGCCAACTCAATCCAACTAGGGGCCCACTTTTGTCCTCCTTTGAAATTACAAAATCAACCTCCTTCCTACAAAATGGGTGGGTGCTTTGTTTCCCCatatttaaatatgtaattgTACACACCTTTGTTGTCCTTCCATTTCATCTCACCCCACTCCCTCCTCCCATTTTCCCATACCttatttaatatttcaaattttggatGCTCTCTTCTTGATCTCGTCTAAAACAAAATAGATCGGTTTGATTTTTATGAAAGAATTATGTTAACGTTATTGTTCTTTTTCTCGTTTTGTTATCGATAGAGAGGAAAATAAATATGTTCATGCTTATGAAGCTTTAACATTTTCTCGTAGATTTTCTTTTATGTggaaagattttttttagataGTTTTTTGTCATCCCTTTATGATGAGAGACG
This window encodes:
- the LOC103489162 gene encoding eukaryotic translation initiation factor 5A-2, encoding MSDEEHHFESKADAGASKTYPQQAGTIRKNGYIVIKGRPCKVVEVSTSKTGKHGHAKCHFVGIDIFTAKKLEDIVPSSHNCDVPHVSRTDYQLIDISEDGFISLLTDSGSTKDDLRLPTDDNLLSQIKDGFAEGKDLIVTVMSSMGEEQICALKDIGPK